A window from Rana temporaria chromosome 8, aRanTem1.1, whole genome shotgun sequence encodes these proteins:
- the LOC120910522 gene encoding gastrula zinc finger protein XlCGF57.1-like: MKKRFYFSTQVSNGNHLWPRNDGCDVRNSSERHLLLSADYRSTDPSNPKESSSPHEGNHKGDHLFSCSECGKTFTQKGKLIQHQRVHTGDLGKHQRIHTGERPYLCSECGKSFTLKENLTKHQKSHTGERPYSCTECGKFFICKSDLGKHQRIHTGERPYSCSTCRKSFAKKKSLDEHQGNCNGLCLFSDCKDAFHKKDNLVKHQKSHTGERPYSCSECGKSFHKKDNLVSHQRSHTGERPYSCSECGKSFTLKGNLVKHQRRHMGKHPYPYSESGKSFTLKGNLMKNTSEHPYSCSECGKSFIQKGALVEHQRIHTGERPFSCSECGKFFTLKGNLVKHQRIHTGEHPYSCSECGKSFTHQGDLVRHQRIHKGERPYLCTECGKSFTQKGNLVEHLRIHTGERPYSCTECGKSFTQKGILVTHQRRHAAQRSQCNQTAGND, from the exons ATGGATGTGATGTGAGGAATTCCTCGGAGAGACATCTTCTATTATCTGCTGATT atagatCAACAGATCCTTCTAATCCAAAGGAATCTTCCTCACCCCATGAAGGAAATCACAAAGGTGACCATCTattctcatgttcagagtgcgggaaaactTTCACTCAGAAAGGAAAACTTATTCAGCACCAGAgagttcacacgg GAGATCTTGgtaaacaccagagaattcacacgggtgagcgtccctatttgtgttcagagtgcgggaaatcttttactTTGAAAGAAAACCTCACAAAGCACCAGAAaagtcacacaggtgagcgtccctattcatgtACAGAGTGTGGGAAATTTTTCATTTGCAAGAGTGATCTTGgtaaacaccagagaattcacacgggtgagcgtccataTTCATGTTCAACGTGCAGAAAATCTTTCGCTAAGAAAAAGAGTCTAGATGAACACCAGGGCAATTGCAATGGTCTGTGTCTCTTTTCAGATTGCAAAGACGCTTTCCACAAGAAAGATAATCTTGTTAAGCACCAGAAAAGTCACACCGGTGAGCggccttattcatgttcagagtgcgggaaatcttttcaTAAGAAAGATAATCTTGTTAGCCACCAGCGAAGTCACACCGGTGAGCgaccttattcatgttcagagtgtgggaaatctttcacGTTGAAAGGAAACCTTGTGAAACACCAAAGACGTCACATGGGTAAGCATCCTTATCCATATTCAGAGAGTGGAAAATCTTTCACTTTGAAAGGAAACCTTATGAAAAACACAAGTGAGcatccctattcatgttcagagtgtgggaaatcgtTCATTCAAAAAGGAGCCCTTGttgaacaccagagaattcacacgggtgagcgtcctttttcatgctCAGAGTGCGGGAAGTTTTTCACGCTGAAGGGAAACCTTgttaaacaccagagaattcacacgggtgagcatcCGTAttcctgttcagagtgcgggaaatcttttactCATCAAGGAGACCTTgttagacaccagagaattcacaaggGTGAGCGTCCCTATTTATGTACAGAGTGCGGAAAATCGTTCACACAGAAAGGAAACTTAGTCGAACAcctgagaattcacacgggtgagcgtccttattcatgtactgagtgcgggaaatctttcactcagaaaggaaTCCTTGTTACACATCAGAGAAGACACGCCGCACAACGTTCTCAGTGCAATCAGACTGCAGGAAATGATTAG